A section of the Pseudomonas sp. Q1-7 genome encodes:
- a CDS encoding NADPH:quinone reductase, with protein sequence MAKRIQFTAYGGPEVLEYVDFQAAEPGPQEVRVRNRAIGLNFIDTYYRSGLYPAPNFPTSLGTEGAGEVEAVGSAVTQFKVGDRVAYATGPLGAYSELHVLPADKLVRLPDSIGFEQAAAVMLKGLTVQYLLRQTYELKGGETILFHAAAGGVGLIACQWARALGVKLIGTVSSAEKAALAKANGAWATIDYSHENVAQRVLELTSGAKCPVVYDSVGKDTWETSLDCVAPRGLLVSFGNASGPVAGVNLGILAQKGSLYVTRPTLFGYASTSERLQAMADELFGLIADGRIKVEINQRFALADAAKAHIALASRQTTGSTVLIP encoded by the coding sequence ATGGCCAAACGCATCCAGTTCACCGCCTACGGCGGGCCGGAAGTCCTCGAATACGTGGATTTCCAGGCGGCGGAACCAGGACCGCAGGAGGTACGGGTGCGCAACCGCGCCATCGGCCTGAACTTCATCGACACTTATTACCGCAGCGGTCTCTACCCGGCGCCGAACTTCCCCACCAGCCTGGGCACCGAAGGGGCGGGCGAAGTGGAAGCGGTGGGCAGCGCGGTGACCCAGTTCAAGGTCGGCGACCGCGTCGCCTACGCCACCGGCCCGCTGGGCGCCTACAGCGAGCTGCACGTGCTGCCGGCCGACAAGCTGGTGCGCCTGCCGGACAGCATTGGCTTCGAACAGGCCGCGGCGGTGATGCTGAAGGGCCTGACGGTGCAATACCTGCTGCGCCAGACCTACGAACTCAAGGGCGGCGAAACCATCCTCTTCCATGCCGCCGCCGGTGGCGTGGGCCTGATCGCCTGCCAATGGGCCCGTGCCCTGGGGGTCAAGCTGATCGGCACCGTCAGCTCGGCGGAGAAAGCCGCGCTGGCCAAGGCCAACGGCGCCTGGGCGACCATCGACTACAGCCATGAGAACGTAGCGCAGCGGGTGCTGGAGCTCACCAGCGGCGCCAAATGCCCGGTGGTCTATGACTCAGTGGGCAAGGACACCTGGGAAACCTCGCTGGATTGCGTGGCGCCGCGCGGCCTGCTGGTGAGCTTCGGCAACGCCTCGGGTCCGGTGGCCGGAGTCAACCTTGGCATCCTCGCGCAGAAGGGTTCGCTCTACGTCACCCGGCCGACACTGTTCGGCTATGCCAGCACGTCGGAACGCCTGCAGGCGATGGCCGACGAGCTGTTCGGGCTGATCGCCGATGGCCGCATCAAGGTGGAGATCAACCAGCGCTTCGCCCTGGCCGACGCCGCCAAGGCCCATATCGCCCTGGCCAGCCGGCAGACCACCGGCTCGACCGTGCTTATCCCCTGA
- the hemF gene encoding oxygen-dependent coproporphyrinogen oxidase — protein MTDRTEAVKAYLLDLQDRICAALAAEDGKAGFFEDAWTRPAGGGGRTRVIENGGLIEKGGVNFSHVFGANLPPSASAHRPELAGRGFQALGVSLVIHPENPHVPTSHANVRFFCAEKEGEEPVWWFGGGFDLTPYYAYEEDCVHWHQVARDACAPFGAEVYPRYKEWCDRYFHLKHRNEPRGIGGLFFDDLNQWDFDTSFAFMRAIGDAYLDAYLPILKKRRDTPFTEQQREFQAYRRGRYVEFNLVFDRGTLFGLQSGGRTESILMSLPPQVRWGYDWKPEPGSEEARLTDYFLQDRDWLKEAGV, from the coding sequence GTGACTGACCGTACCGAGGCCGTGAAGGCCTACCTGCTCGATCTGCAAGACCGTATCTGCGCCGCCCTGGCGGCCGAGGATGGCAAGGCCGGCTTCTTCGAGGACGCCTGGACCCGCCCCGCCGGTGGCGGTGGACGCACCCGGGTGATCGAGAACGGCGGATTGATCGAGAAGGGCGGGGTCAACTTCTCCCACGTGTTCGGCGCCAACCTGCCGCCGTCGGCCAGCGCCCACCGCCCGGAACTGGCCGGGCGCGGCTTCCAGGCCCTGGGCGTGTCCCTGGTGATCCACCCGGAAAACCCCCACGTGCCCACCTCCCATGCCAACGTGCGCTTCTTCTGCGCCGAGAAGGAAGGCGAGGAACCGGTCTGGTGGTTCGGCGGCGGCTTCGACCTGACCCCCTACTACGCCTACGAGGAAGACTGCGTGCACTGGCACCAGGTGGCCCGCGACGCCTGCGCGCCCTTCGGCGCCGAGGTCTACCCGCGCTACAAGGAATGGTGCGACCGCTACTTCCACCTCAAGCACCGCAACGAGCCGCGCGGCATCGGCGGCCTGTTCTTCGACGACCTGAACCAGTGGGACTTCGACACCAGTTTCGCTTTCATGCGCGCCATCGGTGACGCCTACCTGGACGCCTACCTGCCGATCCTGAAGAAGCGCCGGGACACCCCCTTCACCGAGCAGCAGCGTGAATTCCAGGCCTATCGCCGCGGCCGCTACGTGGAGTTCAACCTGGTGTTCGACCGCGGCACCCTGTTCGGCCTGCAGTCGGGCGGGCGCACCGAGTCCATCCTCATGTCCCTGCCGCCGCAGGTGCGCTGGGGCTATGACTGGAAGCCGGAGCCGGGCAGCGAGGAGGCGCGCCTCACCGACTATTTCCTGCAGGATCGCGACTGGCTGAAGGAGGCGGGCGTCTGA
- the aroE gene encoding shikimate dehydrogenase → MDRYCVFGNPIGHSKSPLIHRLFAEQTGQPLSYEAVLAPLDDFSGCARRFFESGRGGNVTVPFKEQAYQLAASLSDRARRAGAVNTLKKLDDGSLLGDNTDGAGLVRDLTRNAGLDLAGKRILLLGAGGAARGVIEPLLAEKPASLVIANRTVEKAEALAQLFADLGPVSASGFDWLEESVDLIVNATSASLAGDLPAISPSLIRPGHTVCYDMMYGKEPTAFNRWAAEHGAARALDGLGMLVEQAAEAFLLWRGVLPDSAPVLAELRRQLAEG, encoded by the coding sequence ATGGACCGCTACTGCGTTTTCGGCAACCCCATCGGCCACAGCAAGTCGCCGTTGATCCACCGCCTGTTCGCCGAGCAGACCGGCCAGCCGCTCAGCTACGAGGCCGTGCTGGCGCCGCTGGACGACTTCAGCGGTTGCGCCCGCCGGTTCTTCGAGAGCGGCCGGGGCGGCAACGTCACGGTGCCGTTCAAGGAGCAGGCCTATCAGTTGGCCGCCAGCCTCAGTGACCGTGCCCGGCGCGCCGGCGCGGTGAACACGCTGAAGAAGCTGGATGACGGCAGCCTGCTCGGTGACAACACCGACGGCGCCGGCCTGGTGCGTGACCTCACCCGCAATGCCGGTCTTGATCTGGCGGGCAAGCGCATCCTGTTGCTGGGCGCCGGTGGTGCCGCGCGCGGGGTGATCGAGCCGCTGCTGGCGGAAAAGCCGGCGAGCCTGGTGATCGCCAACCGCACGGTGGAAAAGGCCGAGGCCCTGGCGCAATTGTTCGCTGACCTGGGGCCGGTGTCCGCCAGCGGCTTCGACTGGCTGGAGGAGTCGGTGGACCTGATCGTCAACGCCACGTCGGCGAGCCTCGCCGGCGACCTGCCGGCCATTTCGCCGAGCCTGATCCGGCCGGGCCACACGGTCTGCTACGACATGATGTACGGCAAGGAACCGACCGCCTTCAATCGCTGGGCCGCCGAGCACGGCGCCGCGCGTGCCCTCGATGGCCTGGGCATGCTGGTGGAGCAGGCCGCCGAAGCCTTCCTGCTCTGGCGCGGTGTGCTGCCGGACAGCGCGCCGGTGCTGGCGGAGCTGCGCCGGCAGTTGGCCGAGGGCTGA
- a CDS encoding SulP family inorganic anion transporter, with protein sequence MKPSNLFPFLTWLTGVRPRSLSQDVWVGLTGAILALPQSIAYALIAGLPAEYGLYAAVVPVIVACLWGSSRHLICGPTAAISVVLFASVSPLALPGSQDYVGLVLLLTFLAGAFQWLVGFLRFGALANFVSQSVVLGFTLGAALVIALGQVPNLLGLVNLEGRSTAWQSALQLAGHVREVHWPSLLVAGFTLGLSVLVRRLWPRLPALLIGIVGASLLVLGLPAFFGEVARVQPFSGSLPPLATLRLDAEDILRLLPSAVACGLLGLVTSLSIARALAAQSRQMLDANQESRGQGLSNLIGACFSGYLSAGSFTRSALNLQAGARSPLAGVFSALWVALFALLGARLIAHIPLPAMAASILLICWGLLDTRSVRQLWRVSRAEFAVMALTGAATLLLELQTAIYAGVLASLFFYLKRTSQPRVLQAREGDSEVLRIEGSIFFGACPYLQKLIQRSRAGRLVLDAHHVNFIDYAGVSMLHDEARRLGGEGRSLVLRRARPQVERELRKLDGVDSALLIER encoded by the coding sequence ATGAAACCCTCCAACCTCTTCCCCTTCCTCACCTGGCTGACCGGCGTGCGCCCCCGCAGTCTCAGCCAGGACGTCTGGGTGGGCCTGACCGGTGCGATTCTCGCCCTGCCACAGTCCATCGCCTATGCGCTGATCGCCGGGTTACCGGCGGAATACGGGCTCTACGCGGCGGTGGTACCGGTGATCGTCGCCTGCCTCTGGGGTTCGTCGCGGCATCTGATCTGCGGTCCCACGGCGGCCATCTCGGTGGTCCTCTTCGCCAGCGTCAGCCCACTGGCCCTGCCGGGCAGCCAGGATTACGTCGGCCTGGTGCTGCTGCTGACCTTCCTCGCCGGCGCCTTCCAGTGGCTGGTCGGTTTCCTGCGCTTCGGTGCCCTGGCCAACTTCGTGTCGCAATCGGTGGTGCTCGGCTTCACCCTGGGCGCGGCGCTGGTGATCGCCCTCGGCCAGGTGCCCAACCTGCTGGGCCTGGTCAACCTGGAGGGCCGCTCCACCGCCTGGCAGAGCGCCCTTCAACTGGCCGGGCACGTGCGCGAAGTGCATTGGCCATCACTGCTGGTGGCGGGCTTTACCCTGGGGCTGTCGGTTTTGGTACGCCGCCTGTGGCCACGCCTGCCGGCGCTGCTGATCGGCATCGTCGGCGCTAGCCTGCTGGTGCTGGGCCTGCCGGCATTCTTCGGCGAGGTCGCACGGGTCCAGCCGTTCAGCGGCAGCCTGCCACCGCTGGCGACCCTGCGCCTGGATGCCGAAGATATCCTCCGCCTGTTGCCGTCCGCCGTGGCCTGCGGCCTGCTCGGGCTGGTCACCAGCCTGTCCATCGCCCGTGCCCTGGCCGCCCAGTCGCGGCAGATGCTGGACGCCAATCAGGAAAGCCGTGGCCAGGGCCTGTCGAACCTGATCGGCGCCTGTTTCTCGGGCTATCTCTCGGCAGGCTCATTCACCCGCTCCGCACTGAACCTCCAGGCTGGCGCCCGCTCGCCGCTGGCCGGGGTGTTCTCGGCGCTCTGGGTCGCGCTGTTCGCGCTGCTGGGGGCTCGGCTGATCGCCCATATCCCGTTGCCGGCGATGGCGGCGAGCATCCTGCTGATCTGCTGGGGATTGCTGGACACGCGCAGCGTGCGCCAGCTGTGGCGGGTCAGCCGCGCGGAGTTCGCCGTGATGGCGCTGACCGGCGCCGCCACCCTGTTGCTGGAGCTGCAGACGGCGATCTACGCCGGGGTACTGGCGTCGCTGTTCTTCTACCTGAAGCGCACCTCGCAACCGCGCGTGCTGCAGGCACGGGAGGGCGACAGCGAGGTGCTGCGCATCGAAGGCTCGATCTTCTTCGGCGCCTGTCCCTACCTGCAGAAGCTGATCCAGCGCAGCCGCGCCGGGCGCCTGGTACTCGACGCCCACCACGTGAACTTCATCGACTATGCCGGGGTAAGCATGCTCCACGACGAGGCGCGGCGCCTGGGCGGGGAAGGGCGCAGCCTGGTGCTGCGCCGGGCGCGCCCGCAGGTGGAGCGGGAACTGCGCAAGCTGGACGGCGTGGACAGCGCCCTGCTGATCGAGAGATGA
- the choX gene encoding choline ABC transporter substrate-binding protein produces the protein MKTINAILAGGLLLAGTTLNAQAEDASCATVKLGDPGWSDIAVTNGVARVLLDGLGYRTETPTLAVPIIFAGLHKGQLDAFLGNWMPAQQSNYDKFVATGSVDKVAQNLSGTEYTLAVPRYAFDAGVKTFADLDKYADKFGHKLYGIASGSPANESIRQMIAKDEFGLGDWKLVESSEQAMLVQVGRAVKREQFVVFLGWTPHPMNVQYDMAYLKGGEQYFGESGSVNTLARKGYAEQCPNVGKLLANLRFTQDMENAIMDQVLNGNANNDAAVKAWLKANPAVVEGWLQGVTTREGGDAVAAVRAKL, from the coding sequence ATGAAAACGATCAATGCGATACTCGCCGGCGGCCTGCTGCTGGCCGGCACGACACTCAACGCTCAGGCGGAAGACGCCAGTTGCGCGACGGTGAAGCTGGGCGATCCGGGCTGGAGCGATATCGCCGTGACCAACGGCGTGGCGCGCGTCCTCCTCGACGGCCTGGGCTACCGCACCGAAACCCCGACCCTGGCGGTTCCGATCATCTTCGCCGGCCTGCACAAGGGGCAGCTCGACGCCTTTCTCGGCAACTGGATGCCGGCGCAACAGAGCAACTACGACAAGTTCGTGGCCACCGGCAGCGTCGACAAGGTGGCGCAGAACCTCAGCGGCACCGAGTACACCCTGGCCGTGCCACGCTACGCGTTCGACGCCGGCGTGAAGACCTTCGCCGACCTGGACAAGTACGCCGACAAGTTCGGCCACAAGCTCTACGGCATCGCCTCCGGCTCGCCGGCCAACGAGTCGATCCGGCAGATGATCGCCAAGGACGAATTCGGCCTGGGCGACTGGAAACTGGTGGAGTCCAGCGAGCAGGCGATGCTCGTGCAGGTGGGCCGCGCGGTGAAGCGCGAGCAGTTCGTGGTGTTCCTCGGCTGGACGCCGCACCCGATGAACGTGCAGTACGACATGGCCTACCTCAAGGGCGGCGAGCAGTACTTCGGCGAGAGCGGCAGCGTCAACACCCTGGCGCGCAAGGGCTACGCCGAGCAGTGCCCGAATGTCGGCAAGCTGCTGGCCAACCTGCGTTTCACCCAGGACATGGAGAACGCGATCATGGATCAGGTGCTCAACGGCAATGCCAACAACGACGCGGCGGTGAAGGCCTGGCTCAAGGCCAATCCGGCGGTGGTCGAGGGCTGGCTGCAGGGCGTGACCACCCGCGAGGGCGGCGATGCCGTGGCGGCGGTTCGGGCGAAGCTCTGA
- the betC gene encoding choline-sulfatase, giving the protein MKRPNILFIMADQMAAPLLPFHAPDSPIKVPHLARLAAEGVVFDSAYCNSPLCAPSRFTLVSGQLPSKIGAYDNAADFPADVPTYAHHLRRLGYRTALSGKMHFCGPDQLHGYEERLTSDIYPADYGWVVNWDEPDVRPSWYHNMSSVLQAGPSVRTNQLDFDEEVVFKARQYLYDHVREHAGQPFCLTVSMTHPHDPYTIPEEYWARYEDTDIPLPRVQFADTAQDPHSQRLLKVIDLWGKPLPEAKIRDARRAYFGACSYVDDQIGALLKTLAECGLAEDTIVVFSGDHGDMLGERGLWYKMHWFEMAARVPLLIHAPKRFAAARVTAAVSTVDLLPTLVELAGGTVEPVLPLDGRSLLPHLEGRAGHDEVLGEYMAEGTTSPLMMIRRGPYKFIYSEQDPCLLFDLANDPQELENLAGSPDHQALLAAFLDEARARWDLPAIAHAALASQRRRRFVADALNRGKLKSWDHQPFVDASQQYMRNHIDLDDLERRARFPQP; this is encoded by the coding sequence ATGAAACGCCCCAACATCCTCTTCATCATGGCCGACCAGATGGCCGCCCCGCTGCTGCCCTTCCACGCGCCCGACTCGCCGATCAAGGTGCCGCACCTGGCGCGGCTCGCCGCCGAAGGCGTGGTGTTCGACTCGGCCTACTGCAACAGCCCGCTCTGCGCGCCGTCGCGCTTCACCCTGGTGAGCGGTCAGCTGCCGTCGAAGATCGGCGCCTATGACAACGCCGCCGACTTCCCCGCCGACGTGCCCACCTACGCCCACCACCTGCGCCGCCTGGGTTACCGCACCGCGCTATCCGGCAAGATGCACTTCTGCGGCCCGGACCAGTTGCACGGCTACGAGGAACGCCTGACCAGCGATATCTACCCGGCGGATTATGGCTGGGTGGTGAACTGGGACGAGCCGGACGTGCGTCCGAGCTGGTACCACAACATGTCCTCGGTGCTGCAGGCCGGCCCCAGCGTACGGACCAACCAGCTGGACTTCGACGAGGAGGTGGTGTTCAAGGCGCGCCAGTACCTCTACGACCATGTGCGGGAACACGCCGGGCAGCCGTTCTGCCTGACCGTCTCGATGACCCACCCCCACGATCCCTACACCATTCCGGAGGAGTACTGGGCGCGCTATGAGGACACGGACATTCCGCTGCCGCGCGTGCAGTTCGCCGACACCGCGCAGGACCCGCACAGCCAGCGCCTGCTCAAGGTCATCGACCTCTGGGGCAAACCGCTGCCGGAGGCGAAGATCCGCGATGCCCGCCGCGCCTATTTCGGTGCCTGCAGCTATGTCGACGATCAGATCGGCGCGCTGCTGAAGACCCTCGCCGAATGCGGCCTGGCCGAGGACACCATCGTGGTGTTCTCCGGCGACCACGGCGACATGCTTGGCGAGCGCGGCCTCTGGTACAAGATGCACTGGTTCGAGATGGCCGCCCGCGTGCCGCTGCTGATCCATGCGCCCAAGCGTTTCGCCGCCGCGCGGGTGACGGCGGCGGTGTCCACCGTGGACCTGCTGCCGACCCTGGTGGAACTGGCGGGCGGCACGGTGGAGCCGGTCCTGCCGCTGGATGGCCGCTCGCTGCTGCCGCACCTGGAAGGCCGCGCCGGCCACGACGAGGTGCTCGGCGAGTACATGGCCGAGGGCACCACCAGCCCGCTGATGATGATCCGCCGCGGCCCCTACAAGTTCATCTACTCGGAACAGGACCCCTGCCTGCTCTTCGACCTGGCGAACGATCCACAGGAGTTGGAGAACCTGGCCGGCTCTCCCGACCACCAGGCTCTGCTGGCAGCCTTCCTCGACGAAGCCCGCGCCCGCTGGGACCTCCCGGCGATCGCCCACGCGGCCTTGGCCAGCCAGCGCCGCCGCCGCTTCGTCGCCGACGCCCTGAACCGTGGCAAGCTGAAGAGCTGGGACCACCAGCCCTTCGTCGACGCCAGCCAGCAATACATGCGCAACCACATCGACCTGGACGACCTGGAACGCCGCGCGCGTTTCCCCCAACCCTGA
- a CDS encoding choline sulfate utilization transcriptional regulator, with protein sequence MADLHADLSLDLLRVFESAARHLSFTAAAVELGTTQPAVSQQIQRLEKQLATRLFDRVYRGIELTEAGRLLLLHVQEGLQAIAAGLEAIGSRPQHEVLQVATDFAFAAYWLMPRLHRFHEANPEIDVSIVTSDRTMNMLRSEVDIAIAFGDGRFKHGDAMLLFREEVFPIASPRLLAGREPPLPAATLAELPLLHLKPEVRTRWFDWNALFRELDIAQPPGSGMLRFDNYTLLIQAAIAGQGVAIGWRYLVDDLLDQGLLVPLLSGSVTSDFGYYLVQPERKRRARLMKCFVDWLQQELGDETRQAHLIRNREGIAI encoded by the coding sequence ATGGCAGACCTGCACGCTGACCTCTCCCTGGACCTGCTGCGGGTATTCGAATCCGCCGCCCGCCACCTGAGTTTCACCGCCGCCGCGGTGGAGCTGGGCACCACCCAGCCGGCGGTGAGCCAACAGATCCAGCGCCTGGAGAAGCAGTTGGCCACGCGCCTGTTCGACCGGGTTTACCGGGGCATCGAGCTGACCGAGGCCGGCCGCCTGCTGCTGCTCCATGTGCAGGAGGGCCTGCAGGCGATCGCCGCCGGACTGGAGGCCATCGGATCGCGGCCGCAGCACGAGGTGCTGCAGGTGGCCACCGACTTCGCCTTCGCCGCCTACTGGTTGATGCCGCGCCTGCACCGTTTCCACGAAGCCAACCCGGAGATCGACGTCAGCATCGTCACCAGCGACCGCACCATGAACATGCTGCGCTCCGAGGTGGACATCGCCATTGCCTTCGGTGACGGCCGTTTCAAGCACGGCGACGCCATGCTGCTGTTCCGCGAGGAGGTCTTTCCGATTGCCAGTCCGCGTCTGCTGGCCGGGCGCGAGCCACCTTTGCCCGCCGCGACCCTGGCCGAGCTGCCTCTGCTGCACCTGAAGCCGGAGGTGCGCACCCGCTGGTTCGACTGGAACGCGCTGTTCCGCGAACTGGACATCGCCCAGCCGCCGGGCTCGGGCATGCTGCGTTTCGATAACTACACCCTGCTGATCCAGGCCGCGATTGCCGGCCAGGGCGTGGCCATCGGCTGGCGCTACCTGGTGGACGATCTGCTCGACCAGGGCCTGCTGGTGCCGCTGCTGAGCGGCAGCGTCACCTCCGACTTCGGCTATTACCTGGTGCAGCCGGAGCGCAAGCGCCGCGCGCGGCTGATGAAGTGCTTTGTCGACTGGCTGCAGCAGGAGCTGGGCGATGAGACCCGCCAGGCGCACCTGATCCGCAATCGGGAAGGCATTGCCATCTGA
- a CDS encoding peptidylprolyl isomerase: MAPRLIASLVLALHLGVAQALPAATDLRIDGDLLPGRSIALLEQVLSRVKFNTDPTLLRRGLVENHLLAGEVEGQLSAGNLADLDASVEREAGNLLEQYYGRSGRQDLRPFLRQSQPLDAQRLREILAPGSRGLVANSLQLSHEQQREAAGVELIRWQFPGQPEQHLDLLSLYQGDNVQGQVELQRGNLEYLARQVQSRVQRDYLWFRLAEEGFTAAERQGLKTLVRDRLVRQRYLHQIGLYGDFHHESDALRALAAEVSDTEAEAYYRRNQARYRNVAGVQAAHIRLPDQASADRVHAELQQGLAFDEAVRRYSVAPDKTRTPPGDLGLIRPEDGQLDLLRKTALIQKADSLSQPMRIDGAFEIVRVRSRQDRQLPLSDRSVRYEVNQAVAREKLASEFEARLGRLMADARVEGL, from the coding sequence GTGGCACCGCGCCTGATCGCCAGCCTCGTGCTGGCGCTGCACCTGGGTGTCGCCCAGGCGCTGCCCGCCGCGACCGACCTGCGGATCGACGGCGACCTGCTGCCAGGCCGGAGCATCGCCCTGCTCGAACAGGTGCTGAGCCGGGTGAAGTTCAACACCGACCCCACGCTGTTGCGTCGCGGGCTGGTGGAAAACCACCTGCTGGCCGGCGAAGTCGAAGGCCAACTGAGCGCCGGGAATCTCGCCGATCTCGACGCCAGCGTCGAGAGAGAAGCGGGCAACCTGCTGGAGCAGTACTACGGTCGCAGTGGCCGGCAGGATTTGCGCCCCTTCCTGCGCCAGTCGCAACCGCTCGACGCCCAGCGCCTGCGCGAGATACTCGCCCCCGGCTCCCGGGGCCTGGTGGCGAACAGCCTGCAGCTCAGCCACGAGCAGCAGCGCGAGGCGGCAGGGGTGGAGCTGATCCGCTGGCAGTTCCCCGGCCAGCCGGAGCAGCACCTGGATCTGCTGTCCCTCTACCAGGGCGACAACGTCCAGGGCCAGGTGGAACTGCAGCGGGGCAACCTGGAGTACCTGGCGCGCCAGGTGCAGAGTCGGGTGCAGCGCGATTACCTGTGGTTCCGCCTGGCCGAGGAGGGCTTCACCGCAGCCGAACGGCAGGGCCTGAAGACCCTGGTGCGCGACCGCCTGGTGCGCCAGCGCTACCTGCACCAGATCGGCCTGTACGGCGATTTCCACCATGAGTCGGATGCGCTGCGTGCCCTGGCGGCCGAGGTCAGCGACACCGAGGCGGAGGCCTACTACCGGCGCAACCAGGCGCGCTACCGCAACGTCGCGGGCGTGCAGGCGGCGCATATCCGCCTGCCCGATCAGGCCAGCGCCGACCGCGTCCATGCCGAGTTGCAGCAGGGCCTGGCGTTCGACGAAGCGGTGCGCCGCTACTCCGTTGCGCCGGACAAGACGCGCACGCCGCCGGGCGACCTCGGCCTGATTCGCCCGGAGGACGGCCAGCTGGACCTGCTGCGCAAGACCGCGCTGATCCAGAAGGCCGACTCCCTGTCGCAGCCCATGCGCATCGACGGGGCCTTCGAGATCGTCCGGGTGCGCAGTCGCCAGGACCGGCAGTTGCCGCTCAGCGATCGCAGCGTGCGCTACGAGGTGAACCAGGCGGTGGCGCGGGAGAAGTTGGCCAGCGAGTTCGAGGCGCGGCTCGGTCGGCTGATGGCCGATGCGCGGGTGGAGGGGCTATGA
- a CDS encoding DOPA 4,5-dioxygenase family protein, which produces MQAFSTPRIKGFHAHVYFDATTLEQARSLCEEAARRFPLKMGRVHEKPIGPHPDWSCQLAFKPELFGEVIPWLALHRNGLTVLVHPITGSDLRDHRDYPMWMGAMRPLDLSDLDDGEIEYDL; this is translated from the coding sequence ATGCAGGCTTTTTCCACACCCCGCATCAAGGGTTTCCATGCCCATGTCTACTTCGACGCCACCACCCTTGAACAGGCGCGCAGCCTCTGTGAAGAGGCGGCCCGCCGCTTTCCCCTGAAGATGGGGCGCGTGCATGAAAAGCCCATCGGGCCGCACCCGGACTGGAGCTGCCAACTGGCCTTCAAACCGGAGCTGTTCGGCGAGGTCATCCCCTGGCTGGCGCTGCACCGCAACGGCCTCACGGTGCTGGTGCACCCCATCACCGGCAGCGATCTGCGCGACCACCGCGACTACCCCATGTGGATGGGCGCGATGCGGCCGCTGGACCTGAGCGACCTGGACGATGGCGAGATCGAGTACGACCTCTGA
- the trpA gene encoding tryptophan synthase subunit alpha, producing MSRLQTRFAELKEQNRAALVTFVTAGDPGYDASLAILKGLPDAGADVIELGMPFTDPMADGPSIQLANIRALGARQNLAKTLQMVREFRAGNQTTPLVLMGYFNPIHYYGVERFIADAKAAGVDGLIVVDLPPEHNEDLCHPAQAAGIDFIRLTTPTTDDKRLPTVLAGSSGFVYYVSVAGVTGAGSATLEHVQEAVTRLRRHTQLPVAIGFGIRTAEHAANIARLADGVVVGSALVDQIAKAETPEQAVDGVLSLCKTLAEGVRGARA from the coding sequence ATGAGCCGCCTGCAGACCCGCTTTGCCGAACTGAAGGAACAGAACCGCGCCGCCCTGGTGACCTTCGTCACCGCCGGCGACCCGGGCTACGACGCCTCCCTGGCCATCCTCAAGGGCCTGCCGGACGCCGGAGCCGACGTCATCGAACTGGGCATGCCGTTCACCGACCCGATGGCCGACGGCCCGTCCATCCAGCTGGCCAACATCCGCGCCTTGGGCGCCAGGCAGAACCTGGCCAAGACCCTGCAGATGGTTCGCGAATTCCGTGCCGGCAACCAGACCACCCCGCTGGTGCTGATGGGCTACTTCAACCCCATCCACTACTACGGCGTGGAGCGCTTCATTGCCGACGCCAAGGCCGCCGGCGTGGACGGCCTGATCGTCGTCGACCTGCCGCCGGAACATAACGAAGACCTCTGCCACCCGGCCCAGGCCGCCGGCATCGACTTCATCCGCCTGACCACCCCGACCACCGACGACAAGCGTCTGCCCACCGTACTCGCCGGCAGCTCCGGCTTCGTCTACTACGTCTCGGTGGCCGGCGTGACCGGAGCCGGCTCCGCCACCCTGGAGCACGTGCAGGAAGCCGTTACCCGCCTGCGTCGCCACACCCAGTTGCCGGTGGCCATCGGTTTCGGCATCCGTACCGCCGAACACGCCGCCAACATCGCCAGGCTGGCCGACGGCGTGGTGGTGGGCTCCGCCCTGGTGGACCAGATCGCCAAGGCCGAAACCCCGGAGCAGGCCGTGGACGGCGTCCTCAGCCTCTGCAAGACCCTGGCCGAAGGTGTGCGCGGCGCCCGCGCCTGA